The genomic stretch ATCGGAGGAGACCAGGTTTTGCTTTTTGGAGGATTTTCAGGCGGAGCTGAGACCTGGGTTTACGACTTGAGTGACAATACATGGACTCAAAAATTCCCACCCACACCTCCCCTGGCAAGAGACGGCACTCAGTCCTGTCTTACATTGGAGGAGATCAGGTTCTGCTCCATGGTGGAGCACTAAACGTTTCGCCTTTTGGTCCTGCTGATGACACATGGATTTACGATTTGAGCGATAACGCCTGGACAGAAAAGACACATGAGGGGATTCTCACCAGCGCCGGTCATTGTCTCGCCTATCTCGGAGAGGATCGGGTGCTTTACTATCACAGTGCATTCCCCTGGGTTTATGATTTGAGCGACAATACGTGGACTGAGCAAGCACCTCTTACATCTCCAACAAACCGGGACGACTTTGCCACGGCGCGCATCCGCGAAAATCAGGTTCTACTCTTCGGAGGGGTCGACTTAAGCGGTCTTCTTGCAGACACCTGGATCTATAATCATAGCGACGACTCCTGGACCGAAACAACACCTGCAACATCTCCCTCAGCCCGATCCCTGCACGCATTGGCTTCTATTGGCGAAGATAAGGTTTTGCTTTTTGGAGGTGATGACGGCGCGTTGAATGGTGAGACCTGGATCTATGAAATTACCACGGTTCCGGTTGAAATCGACTTTAAGCCGCAAGGCTGCCCGAATCCGTTCAACACGAAGTCGAAGGGAAAGATTACAGTAGCCGTTATCGGAACCATCGACTTTGACGTTACAAACATTGATGTCAGTTCGGTCCGACTTGAGGGCATAGCCCCGGTGAGCTGGAGCTTTGAAGATGTAGCGGATGCATTCAACGGCGAAAAAGATGACTGCTCTGACTGCGTTTCCGGAGAACCTGTTGAAGGATTTACCGATCTCGTCCTGCAATTCGATGCGAGCGACCTTGTTGATGCATTGGGCCCTGTGAGTGATCAGCAGTGCATCGCGATTGAGCTCACAGGAAACCTCAATGACAATACGCCAATTCAGGGAGAAGAACGGATCGTTGTTGTCACGAAATAGCAGTACGTTGCCAAAAATACAGGAGGAATTACCATGAAGAATTCAGTATTCGTAATGTTGGCCGGGCTGATCGCAATTGCCGGACTGGCAAATACGGCATCAGCCGCCTTGAAATGCCCAATCAATATGGTTCCGGTGGGGCCGATCTGTGTGGATATATATGAGGCAAGTGTTTGGTCAGACCCACCCAAAGCAAATGGAGATCCGCAGGGAACCCAGTATGGCGCAGGAACTGACAATTATCCGTGCTCCGATAATGGCGATGACTGCACCACGCCCGGCGCCAAGATATTTGCTGTATCTGCGAAAGGCGTTCAGCCCTCGGCAGCGATTACCTGGTTTCAGGCGCAGCAGGCATGCGCGAATGTTGGAAAGAGACTGCTCCGCAATGGAGAATGGCAAATGGCAGCCGCAGGCACGCCCACCAACTATGAACAGATTGGGACAGGCGCAGACAACGGAACGACAGATTGCAATACATCCACGACAGCAAGTGTCGACCTGACCGGCGCCCGTTCAGACTGCGTGTCCAATTGGAAAGTGTTTGATATGGTTGGAAACGTTGCGGAGTGGGTGGAGGACTGGATCCAGGATAACGAGGATATTGACGACCCAAATAATTCCTCCATTGCTCTCTATGGTCTCGACACCATCTTTGGAATCGATGAGGCGACTCCCGAACCTCATAAATTTCCCGCAGCGATCCTTCGTGGAGGTCATTTTCTTGGAGCCGGACCAAAGCAGGATGGCGTGTTCTGGCTGGATGCGAATTCCACGCCTTCGGAGACCAGCATCGCGTTTGGTTTCCGTTGTGCCTTCTAAGCAATTAGAGCGCGTCTTTATTCGACACAGGAAACTCCTCTTCTTTGATCTCCTGGTCAGCATGGAGAAGGGCCTCTACCTTTTCTCGCAAGACTGGATTACTGGCGCATGCATGATCAAGGAACGCGGTCCTTTGATTCGGTTCGCATTCCAACGCAGCGTAAAATAGATCCTCCAAATCCTTCCAAAGTTGGTCGCTGACTGAACTCCGTTCCTCCTCCGAGGCGTTGAGGACTGATTCAACGGCGCGCCTCACGACTTGATCGTAGTGGCGTGCTGTCTG from bacterium encodes the following:
- a CDS encoding kelch repeat-containing protein is translated as MAYVGEDRVLLFGGIDSLPLGNNNETWFYDLSDHAWTQKFPATSPSARHNHGLAYIGGDQVLLFGGFSGGAETWVYDLSDNTWTQKFPPTPPLARDGTQSCLTLEEIRFCSMVEH
- a CDS encoding kelch motif-containing protein, which codes for MDSKIPTHTSPGKRRHSVLSYIGGDQVLLHGGALNVSPFGPADDTWIYDLSDNAWTEKTHEGILTSAGHCLAYLGEDRVLYYHSAFPWVYDLSDNTWTEQAPLTSPTNRDDFATARIRENQVLLFGGVDLSGLLADTWIYNHSDDSWTETTPATSPSARSLHALASIGEDKVLLFGGDDGALNGETWIYEITTVPVEIDFKPQGCPNPFNTKSKGKITVAVIGTIDFDVTNIDVSSVRLEGIAPVSWSFEDVADAFNGEKDDCSDCVSGEPVEGFTDLVLQFDASDLVDALGPVSDQQCIAIELTGNLNDNTPIQGEERIVVVTK
- a CDS encoding formylglycine-generating enzyme family protein; translated protein: MKNSVFVMLAGLIAIAGLANTASAALKCPINMVPVGPICVDIYEASVWSDPPKANGDPQGTQYGAGTDNYPCSDNGDDCTTPGAKIFAVSAKGVQPSAAITWFQAQQACANVGKRLLRNGEWQMAAAGTPTNYEQIGTGADNGTTDCNTSTTASVDLTGARSDCVSNWKVFDMVGNVAEWVEDWIQDNEDIDDPNNSSIALYGLDTIFGIDEATPEPHKFPAAILRGGHFLGAGPKQDGVFWLDANSTPSETSIAFGFRCAF